The Rosa rugosa chromosome 1, drRosRugo1.1, whole genome shotgun sequence genomic sequence ATCAAAGTTGACTAAACAATCAAATGTATAATCTCTCAACTAAATGGAAATAGGAAACAGTCTCGTCATGATTGAATCTTTTTGTTCCTTGTAAATTTGAGATTGCGTGATGGGTGTTAGTTGTTATTTTCTGGTTTTACTTTCTTTCTTATTGAAGGATCAAATACAGTTTCAAATGGCTTTATTATGGTAATTGGCACTCCGATCAGAATGTCTGGTTCTTGTTCATTCATTCTGTCATCATTGGAATGACTTTGATGTTTGTTAGAATCGAAGTGAGCCAGTTTATCTTATTCCCTTTCAGATATGTAAATGATGGGAGACCCTTTTGGCAACATATAGTCCGTTCTTCTACTGGTTGTTCAGATTCTCAGTACTTTGAAGAACTTTATAACTACTATACAACTAACAAGGTTGGGTAACTTATGAATTATGATAACTATATTCTCCATGTAATGTACAAAGCAAATTTAACAATCATATCtgtgcatttttttttcctgtaggCTTGGCACCTCTGTGATCCTGATGCTGAGAAAGTATTTGAAGCTCTAAGAAAAGCAGATGTCAAAGTAGCGGTTGTGTCAAATTTTGATACCCGGTTAAGACCTCTTTTGCAGGCTCTAAATTGTGAACATTGGTTTGATGCAGTAGCAGTGTCAGCAGAAGTAAGTGGTTTCTCCCTCCCCCCACCCCcttgcaaaacaaaaacagGATTCTTAGAAATTCCCTAATTGTATATACATACAGAAAACAAAGGCACCTCTTTTTCGTTACATAATTTAGCTGATTGGTAATTCTGATGAAAAAGTAGTTCTGTTGTTAGTATCCACCCTTGAACCATTGCTGATGACTTGGTTCTCTCCGATGAACAGGTAGAAGCCGAGAAGCCAAATCCCACAATATTTATTAAAGCTTGTGAGTTATTAGGGGTAAAACCTGAGGATGCTGTGCATGTGGGGGATGATCGTAGGAATGATATATGGGGTGCTAGAGATGCAggttgtgatgcttggctttgGGGAAGTGATGTTCATTCCTTTAAGGAGGTATGTTCTGAACATCTGATCCCATCTCTTCTAGGCTAAGGGTGTTTGTGTTGTGTATTTTTAATCCTATCTCTTTGACTGCTGGATAAACCATGCCATCTTCCGGTTTAAATTTTTCCTACCACATTTTCACTACCTTCCCTACTTGAA encodes the following:
- the LOC133724733 gene encoding uncharacterized protein LOC133724733, translated to MAAIMSTRTNLFRLLTAGTPILGFSNVRLRYSSSAAGIGSRQIDMGAGVKDYEDYRRSLYGEITHKALLVDAVGTLVVPSQPMAQIYRKIGEKYGVDYSEAEILDRYRRAYQQPWGRSRLRYVNDGRPFWQHIVRSSTGCSDSQYFEELYNYYTTNKAWHLCDPDAEKVFEALRKADVKVAVVSNFDTRLRPLLQALNCEHWFDAVAVSAEVEAEKPNPTIFIKACELLGVKPEDAVHVGDDRRNDIWGARDAGCDAWLWGSDVHSFKEVAQRIGVHV